A stretch of Abyssogena phaseoliformis symbiont OG214 DNA encodes these proteins:
- the surE gene encoding 5'/3'-nucleotidase SurE — protein sequence MKILISNDDGYQAPGIVQLAQSLAREHDVIVVAPSENKSAASSSLTLDKPLRPIQISNNIYSIDATPSDCVHLALCGFLNEKIDLVVTGINFGANLGDDVIYSGTVAGAIEGRFLGLPSVAISLASREGHNFETAGMVAKQLISQISHAQLSHDTVLNVNVPDVPFRDIKGFQTTRLGKRHMSEQSVTDKDDPSLYWIGENGKEVDNGVGTDFHAIANHYVSVTPLQIDLTKYNEIDTVSTWLNQLK from the coding sequence ATGAAGATTTTAATTAGCAATGATGATGGCTATCAAGCTCCAGGTATTGTGCAACTCGCCCAATCTTTAGCGCGGGAGCATGACGTTATCGTGGTTGCACCCAGTGAAAATAAATCAGCTGCCAGTAGTTCGCTTACACTTGATAAACCTTTAAGGCCAATTCAAATATCAAATAATATTTATAGCATTGACGCAACGCCAAGTGATTGTGTGCATTTGGCCCTATGTGGCTTCTTAAATGAAAAAATTGATTTGGTAGTAACAGGTATTAACTTTGGTGCTAATTTAGGTGATGATGTGATTTATTCAGGTACCGTTGCTGGTGCGATAGAAGGACGATTTTTAGGCTTACCATCGGTGGCAATATCACTGGCAAGCCGGGAAGGTCATAATTTTGAAACAGCGGGCATGGTTGCTAAGCAACTGATTAGTCAAATATCTCATGCTCAGTTGTCACACGATACTGTGTTGAATGTTAATGTGCCAGATGTGCCTTTTAGAGATATTAAAGGATTTCAAACAACACGCTTAGGAAAGCGTCATATGTCGGAGCAAAGTGTTACTGATAAAGACGACCCAAGCCTTTATTGGATTGGTGAAAATGGTAAAGAGGTTGATAATGGCGTAGGGACAGACTTCCATGCTATTGCCAATCATTATGTATCAGTCACCCCTTTGCAAATTGATTTAACCAAATATAACGAGATTGATACAGTGTCAACATGGCTAAATCAACTCAAATAA